A region from the Streptomyces tsukubensis genome encodes:
- a CDS encoding S8 family peptidase, whose amino-acid sequence MRSHVRRSLSIAVAVTAGMALTVGAGAAPPGGGAGGKGTGQGQPRGGGVVSHSVTLVTGDRVLVGTDGRPLSVQRAKGREGMSFHALRAGRSTYVVPYDAQRLIAAGTVDRKLFDITALSTPESRRAYRDGVKVIVSYGGPAAAAAKTAVRSSGGTKARRALPAAGAEALTAAPGQAAALWKALTDTAADGRIAATAGVRKIWLDGTVKASLDRTVKQIGAPAAWDSRYDGTGVKIAVLDTGIDSGHPDLAGKVVAERNFTLTADAGDRNGHGTHVASTAAGTGAKSGGTHKGVAPGAQLINGKVLDDWGGGTWSEIMAGIDWAVAQGADVVNMSLGGSDSPGVDPVEALIDKYSAERGVLFAVAAGNSGPGRLTVGTPGTASGALTVGAVDDHDEIAFFSSRGPRLGDGGIKPDVTAPGVAVTAAAATGTGPQSPPGYTDMDGTSMAAPHAAGAAALLKQRNPDWTGARIKAALAGSAKPGPYDVFTQGTGRIAVDRAVAQQVVAEPASVSLGTHRWPHDDAAPATEQVTYRNSGPADLTLDLALTGATGPGGTPAPAGLLTLGASRITVPAGGTATVGVTADIRVPGAADGTYQATVVATGDNGRTVVRTATSVHREPESYEITLRTIGRDGAAAPIASATFVGLGGELDGVYLPVDLSAGERTIRLPKGRYQLTGSASTGRPADGFDELVQPVLELNGNTSTVLDFRTTKPFDITVPDPRVQEAPGVVQHQVSVGTERYHSMVMVPSLGSLRTGHLGPALADGALTYALHANWRRPGVDYNTVLSGRGNRFPAGAVKHYRKADFARVDAGLGASVPGRSGGYIPFGRPPGDGFWGFGVDTVAPAQTRRSSLVTTAHGVRWDMEYAQLKSPDDVWFGGETVHAFAESRAFKAGRTYRIDFNTAAHGPSVGGTWGVFRDEDTLQGQLPLFSDGHGNVSISGTYTSTRTTLHRGSTLVARIDELPFYVELATLPAQQAQYTLVSTVSRAPEVSRAATRIDGSWTFRTGRTAPGSPEQLPLSTVRFAPAVALDSTAPAGRTQSIPVTVQGPAAGKNLKSLSVSVSYDSGKKWQKVPVKNGKITVKNPAKGKGISLQAFVSDKKGNKASVRIANAYLGK is encoded by the coding sequence ATGCGCAGTCACGTCAGAAGATCACTGAGTATCGCCGTGGCCGTCACGGCGGGCATGGCGCTCACCGTGGGGGCGGGCGCCGCTCCGCCCGGCGGGGGCGCGGGCGGCAAGGGTACGGGCCAGGGCCAGCCCCGGGGCGGGGGCGTGGTGTCGCACTCCGTCACGCTCGTCACCGGGGACCGGGTCCTCGTCGGGACGGACGGCCGGCCCCTGTCGGTCCAGCGGGCGAAGGGCCGGGAGGGGATGTCCTTCCATGCCCTGCGCGCGGGGCGGAGCACCTATGTCGTCCCGTACGACGCACAGCGCCTCATCGCCGCCGGGACAGTGGACCGGAAGCTGTTCGACATCACCGCGCTGAGCACGCCCGAGAGCCGCCGGGCCTACCGCGACGGTGTGAAGGTCATCGTCTCGTACGGGGGTCCGGCGGCCGCTGCCGCGAAGACCGCCGTCCGGTCCTCCGGCGGTACGAAGGCCCGCAGGGCCCTGCCCGCGGCGGGCGCCGAGGCCCTCACCGCGGCGCCCGGGCAGGCCGCGGCGCTGTGGAAGGCGCTCACCGACACGGCGGCGGACGGCCGGATCGCCGCCACCGCGGGCGTACGGAAGATCTGGCTGGACGGGACCGTCAAGGCGAGTCTGGACCGGACGGTGAAGCAGATCGGCGCGCCGGCCGCCTGGGACAGCCGGTACGACGGCACCGGGGTGAAGATCGCGGTACTGGACACCGGTATCGACAGCGGCCACCCGGACCTCGCGGGCAAGGTCGTCGCCGAACGGAACTTCACCCTCACCGCCGATGCCGGGGACCGCAACGGCCACGGCACCCATGTGGCGTCCACCGCCGCCGGGACGGGGGCGAAGTCGGGCGGCACGCACAAGGGCGTGGCACCCGGCGCCCAGTTGATCAACGGCAAGGTCCTGGACGACTGGGGCGGCGGCACCTGGTCCGAGATCATGGCCGGGATCGACTGGGCGGTGGCCCAGGGCGCGGACGTCGTCAATATGAGCCTCGGCGGGTCCGACAGCCCGGGCGTCGACCCGGTGGAGGCGCTGATCGACAAGTACAGCGCGGAGAGGGGCGTGCTCTTCGCCGTCGCCGCGGGCAACAGCGGCCCGGGCCGGCTGACCGTCGGCACCCCGGGCACCGCATCCGGCGCCCTGACCGTCGGAGCGGTCGACGACCACGACGAGATCGCGTTCTTCTCCAGCCGCGGCCCCCGGCTGGGCGACGGCGGCATCAAGCCCGATGTCACCGCCCCCGGCGTAGCCGTCACCGCGGCCGCCGCCACCGGCACCGGACCCCAGAGCCCGCCCGGCTACACCGACATGGACGGCACGTCCATGGCCGCCCCGCACGCCGCGGGCGCGGCAGCGCTGCTCAAGCAGCGGAACCCGGACTGGACCGGGGCCCGGATCAAAGCCGCCCTGGCGGGTTCCGCGAAGCCCGGACCGTACGACGTCTTCACCCAGGGCACCGGCCGGATAGCCGTCGACCGGGCCGTGGCCCAACAGGTCGTCGCCGAACCCGCGTCGGTCTCCCTCGGCACCCACCGGTGGCCCCACGACGACGCGGCACCCGCCACCGAGCAGGTGACGTACCGCAACAGCGGGCCGGCGGACCTCACCCTCGACCTCGCGCTGACCGGGGCGACCGGCCCCGGCGGCACACCCGCCCCCGCCGGTCTGCTCACCCTGGGCGCCTCGCGCATCACCGTTCCCGCGGGCGGCACCGCCACGGTCGGTGTGACGGCCGACATCCGGGTACCGGGCGCCGCCGACGGCACCTACCAGGCCACGGTCGTGGCCACCGGCGACAACGGCCGCACCGTGGTCCGCACCGCCACCTCGGTGCACCGCGAGCCGGAGTCGTACGAAATCACCCTGCGGACGATCGGCCGTGACGGCGCGGCGGCCCCGATCGCATCGGCAACCTTCGTCGGGCTCGGGGGCGAACTGGACGGCGTCTATCTGCCGGTCGACCTCTCCGCGGGAGAGCGGACGATACGCCTCCCGAAGGGCCGCTACCAGCTCACCGGCTCGGCCTCCACCGGCCGTCCGGCCGACGGTTTCGACGAGCTGGTGCAGCCGGTGCTGGAGCTCAACGGGAACACCTCCACGGTCCTCGACTTCCGGACCACCAAGCCGTTCGACATCACCGTCCCCGATCCCCGGGTCCAGGAGGCGCCCGGAGTCGTCCAGCATCAGGTGAGCGTGGGCACGGAGCGCTACCACTCGATGGTCATGGTGCCGTCCCTCGGTTCGCTGCGGACCGGGCACCTCGGCCCCGCCCTGGCCGACGGCGCCCTGACGTACGCCCTGCACGCCAACTGGCGCAGGCCGGGCGTCGACTACAACACCGTTCTCTCCGGCCGGGGCAACCGCTTCCCGGCGGGGGCCGTCAAGCACTACCGGAAGGCCGATTTCGCCCGGGTCGACGCCGGACTCGGCGCTTCCGTCCCCGGCAGGTCGGGGGGCTACATCCCCTTCGGCCGGCCTCCCGGTGACGGCTTCTGGGGCTTCGGCGTCGACACCGTGGCTCCGGCCCAGACCCGCCGCAGCAGCTTGGTGACCACGGCCCACGGTGTCCGCTGGGACATGGAGTACGCCCAGCTGAAGAGCCCGGACGACGTCTGGTTCGGCGGGGAGACGGTGCACGCCTTCGCAGAATCCCGCGCCTTCAAGGCGGGCAGGACGTACCGGATCGACTTCAACACCGCCGCCCACGGGCCTTCGGTGGGCGGGACCTGGGGGGTCTTCCGGGACGAGGACACGCTCCAGGGCCAGCTGCCGCTGTTCTCGGACGGCCACGGCAACGTCTCCATCTCGGGGACGTACACCTCGACCCGGACCACGCTCCACCGGGGCTCGACGCTCGTCGCCCGGATCGACGAGCTGCCGTTCTACGTGGAGCTGGCCACGCTGCCCGCGCAGCAGGCGCAGTACACCCTGGTGTCGACCGTCAGCCGGGCGCCCGAGGTCAGCAGGGCAGCGACCCGGATCGACGGATCGTGGACGTTCCGTACGGGACGCACCGCCCCCGGCAGCCCCGAGCAACTGCCGCTCTCCACGGTCCGCTTCGCCCCGGCCGTCGCGCTCGACTCCACCGCCCCGGCGGGCCGGACGCAGAGCATCCCGGTCACCGTCCAGGGACCGGCCGCCGGAAAGAACCTGAAGTCGCTGAGCGTCTCCGTCTCCTACGACTCCGGGAAGAAATGGCAGAAGGTGCCCGTGAAGAACGGAAAGATCACGGTGAAGAACCCGGCCAAGGGCAAGGGAATCTCGCTTCAGGCCTTCGTCTCCGACAAGAAGGGCAACAAGGCCTCGGTCAGGATCGCCAACGCCTATCTGGGGAAGTGA
- the msrA gene encoding peptide-methionine (S)-S-oxide reductase MsrA has protein sequence MFLSRRAPVLPTPEEALPGRPSPAFSVPDRHTVLGNALLGPYPEGLEVADFGLGCFWGAERKFWQTPGVWTTLVGYQGGHTPHPSYEEACSGRTGHTEAVRVVFDPSVVSYEQLLKLFWESHDPTQGFRQGNDVGTQYRSAVYTHSPAQAATAAASREAYQKVLTSSGYGTITTEILPAEGRPFYPAEAYHQQYLDKNPAGYCGIGGTGVSCPVGVTPAPEAPKE, from the coding sequence ATGTTCCTGTCCCGCCGCGCCCCCGTCCTCCCCACCCCCGAGGAAGCCCTGCCGGGCCGCCCCTCCCCCGCCTTCTCCGTCCCCGACCGCCATACGGTCCTGGGGAACGCCCTGCTGGGGCCGTATCCGGAGGGGCTGGAGGTCGCGGACTTCGGGCTGGGCTGTTTCTGGGGCGCGGAGCGGAAGTTCTGGCAGACCCCCGGCGTCTGGACCACCCTCGTCGGCTACCAGGGCGGCCACACCCCCCATCCCTCCTACGAGGAGGCGTGCTCCGGCCGCACGGGCCACACCGAGGCGGTCCGTGTCGTCTTCGACCCCTCGGTCGTCTCGTACGAACAGCTGCTCAAGCTCTTCTGGGAGTCGCACGACCCCACGCAGGGCTTCCGCCAGGGCAATGACGTCGGCACGCAGTACCGCTCCGCGGTCTACACCCACTCCCCCGCCCAGGCGGCGACGGCCGCGGCCTCCCGCGAGGCGTACCAGAAGGTCCTCACCTCCTCCGGCTACGGGACGATCACCACGGAGATCCTCCCGGCCGAAGGCCGCCCGTTCTATCCGGCCGAGGCCTACCACCAGCAGTACCTCGACAAGAACCCCGCGGGCTACTGCGGTATCGGCGGCACCGGAGTCTCCTGTCCGGTAGGGGTCACCCCGGCCCCGGAGGCTCCGAAGGAGTAG
- a CDS encoding tetratricopeptide repeat protein, translated as MEILWFLIAMGLLFCVVAPFVRRRRSGGGGLQVVDPRSPDAADPEAYGFLRQEQQDIRLPGPDQDLLDVLDVVQQTQSWKAAAQLLAGTPAAGEVRWQRVQAFAGAAALELQQRPGVGGSWLRSWRSEAPEDPGAAQVHAQFLVQQAWRSSAVGQDDFRMILEEARTVCEEAARLSPDDPVPYIAELAVARGLGYGHEQFDQLWAKVIDRAPEHMGAHLAALQYLCEKWHGSREEADHFATTAAARAPQGSLLAALPLFAVYEHIPDLVIMQNFHGSAVVSKAVDGALYAVHSARPDDPMLAHVRHLLVFFLIRSERWAEAMAQLVRIDGHVGALPWTLNEDPAAEYTLYRNLAVAGFEANGGTPAMLGGV; from the coding sequence ATGGAGATTCTCTGGTTCCTGATCGCGATGGGCCTGCTGTTCTGCGTCGTCGCGCCGTTCGTGCGCCGCCGCCGCAGCGGTGGCGGGGGCCTTCAGGTCGTCGACCCCCGCTCACCCGACGCCGCCGATCCCGAGGCCTACGGCTTCCTGCGCCAGGAGCAGCAGGACATCCGGCTGCCCGGGCCGGACCAGGATCTCCTCGACGTGCTCGATGTGGTCCAGCAGACCCAGAGCTGGAAGGCCGCGGCCCAGCTCCTCGCGGGCACCCCGGCGGCCGGTGAGGTCCGCTGGCAGCGGGTGCAGGCCTTCGCGGGCGCCGCGGCGCTGGAGTTGCAGCAGCGGCCCGGCGTCGGCGGCTCCTGGCTGCGTTCCTGGCGGTCCGAGGCCCCGGAGGACCCGGGCGCCGCGCAGGTGCACGCCCAGTTCCTCGTGCAGCAGGCCTGGCGGTCGTCCGCGGTCGGCCAGGACGACTTCCGGATGATCCTGGAGGAGGCGCGGACGGTCTGCGAGGAGGCCGCGCGGCTCTCCCCGGACGACCCCGTGCCGTATATCGCGGAGCTGGCCGTCGCCCGCGGCCTGGGCTACGGCCACGAGCAGTTCGATCAGCTGTGGGCCAAGGTCATCGACCGGGCCCCCGAGCATATGGGCGCGCATCTGGCGGCCCTGCAGTATCTGTGCGAGAAGTGGCACGGCTCCCGTGAGGAGGCCGACCACTTCGCGACCACCGCGGCGGCCCGCGCCCCCCAGGGTTCGCTGCTCGCCGCGCTGCCGCTGTTCGCGGTCTACGAGCACATCCCCGACCTGGTGATCATGCAGAACTTCCACGGGAGCGCGGTGGTCTCCAAGGCCGTCGACGGCGCGCTGTACGCGGTCCACTCGGCCCGCCCCGACGATCCGATGCTGGCCCACGTCCGCCATCTGCTGGTGTTCTTCCTGATCCGCTCCGAGCGCTGGGCCGAGGCGATGGCCCAGCTCGTCCGGATCGACGGCCATGTCGGCGCCCTCCCGTGGACGCTGAACGAGGACCCCGCCGCGGAGTACACGCTCTACCGCAACCTCGCGGTCGCGGGCTTCGAGGCGAACGGCGGCACCCCGGCGATGCTGGGCGGCGTCTGA
- a CDS encoding cystathionine gamma-synthase: MSDDQHSHHHLETLAIHAGNTADPLTGAVVPPIYQVSTYKQDGVGGLRGGYEYSRSANPTRTALETNLAALEGGRRGLAFASGLAAEDCLLRTLLSPGDHVVIPNDAYGGTFRLFAKVVARWGVEWSVADTSDPAAVRAAITPKTKVVWVETPSNPLLGITDIAAVAGIAHQAGARLVVDNTFASPYLQQPIALGADVVVHSLTKYMGGHSDVVGGALVAADETLGEELAFHQNAMGAVAGPFDAWLVLRGIKTLPVRMDRHSENAGRIAEMLTRHPKVTSVLYPGLPDHPGHETAAKQMKAFGGMISFRVAGGEQAAVEVCNRARLFTLGESLGGVESLIEHPGLMTHASVVGSELEVPADLVRLSVGIEAADDLLADLQQALG, translated from the coding sequence ATGAGCGACGACCAGCACAGCCACCACCATCTCGAAACCCTCGCGATCCACGCGGGCAACACCGCCGACCCGCTGACCGGCGCGGTCGTGCCGCCGATCTACCAGGTGTCGACGTACAAGCAGGACGGCGTCGGCGGTCTGCGCGGCGGCTACGAGTACAGCCGCAGCGCCAACCCCACGCGCACCGCGCTGGAGACCAACCTCGCGGCGCTGGAGGGCGGCCGCCGCGGGCTCGCCTTCGCCTCGGGCCTGGCCGCCGAGGACTGCCTGCTGCGCACCCTGCTGTCGCCCGGCGACCACGTGGTGATCCCGAACGACGCCTACGGGGGCACGTTCCGGCTGTTCGCCAAGGTCGTCGCGCGCTGGGGCGTGGAGTGGTCCGTGGCCGACACCTCCGATCCGGCGGCCGTGCGGGCCGCGATCACCCCGAAGACCAAGGTGGTCTGGGTCGAGACCCCGTCCAATCCGCTGCTCGGCATCACCGACATCGCCGCCGTCGCCGGGATCGCGCACCAGGCGGGCGCCCGCCTGGTGGTGGACAACACCTTCGCCAGTCCCTATCTCCAGCAGCCCATCGCGCTCGGCGCGGATGTCGTGGTCCACTCCCTGACGAAGTACATGGGTGGTCACTCCGACGTGGTCGGCGGTGCCCTGGTCGCCGCCGACGAGACCCTGGGGGAGGAGCTGGCCTTCCACCAGAACGCGATGGGAGCGGTCGCGGGCCCCTTCGACGCATGGCTCGTACTGCGGGGCATCAAAACGCTGCCCGTCCGCATGGACCGGCACAGCGAGAACGCGGGCCGGATCGCCGAGATGCTCACCCGCCACCCCAAGGTGACCTCGGTGCTCTACCCCGGGCTGCCGGACCACCCCGGTCACGAGACCGCCGCCAAGCAGATGAAGGCGTTCGGCGGAATGATCTCCTTCCGGGTCGCCGGTGGCGAGCAGGCAGCCGTCGAGGTCTGCAACCGTGCCCGGCTGTTCACCCTCGGTGAGTCCCTCGGTGGGGTGGAATCGCTGATCGAACACCCCGGTCTGATGACCCATGCCTCGGTGGTGGGATCGGAGCTGGAGGTCCCCGCGGACCTGGTGCGGCTCTCCGTCGGCATCGAAGCCGCCGACGACCTGCTGGCTGATCTCCAGCAGGCGCTCGGCTGA
- a CDS encoding DUF1059 domain-containing protein — translation MTRKVADCRKYPSESGCTLTISGEEDEVVRAATEHAVSVHGHADSPELRKDIRGLLEDEKVPA, via the coding sequence ATGACCAGGAAAGTCGCCGACTGCCGCAAGTACCCCAGCGAATCGGGCTGCACCCTGACCATCTCCGGCGAGGAGGACGAGGTCGTACGGGCTGCTACCGAACATGCGGTCTCCGTGCACGGGCACGCCGACTCCCCCGAGCTGCGGAAGGACATCCGCGGTCTGCTGGAGGACGAGAAGGTCCCCGCTTAG
- a CDS encoding sigma factor-like helix-turn-helix DNA-binding protein: MSSNRARGFESFVAGAGGRLLHAATLLTAETADRNPRARDLLVSALARTYAVWDQLRDEDPYDHARRELAARFALGSWRFHPPRGGPLGALRPRERLVLVLRLYEGVPEEQTAALLGLSTERIHTICRRAVTAVHTPGAR; the protein is encoded by the coding sequence ATGAGCAGCAACCGGGCCCGGGGGTTCGAATCCTTCGTCGCGGGCGCGGGCGGCCGGCTGCTGCATGCCGCCACCCTGCTGACGGCCGAGACCGCGGACCGCAATCCGCGCGCCCGGGACCTGCTGGTCTCGGCACTGGCCCGGACCTACGCCGTCTGGGACCAACTGCGCGACGAGGACCCCTACGACCACGCCCGCCGGGAACTGGCCGCCCGGTTCGCCCTGGGGTCCTGGCGCTTCCACCCGCCCCGCGGCGGACCGCTGGGGGCCCTGCGCCCGCGCGAGCGGCTCGTCCTGGTGCTCCGGCTGTACGAGGGGGTGCCGGAGGAGCAGACCGCCGCCCTGCTCGGGCTGTCCACCGAGCGGATCCACACGATCTGCCGGCGCGCGGTCACGGCCGTCCACACTCCGGGGGCCCGGTGA